In Desulfovibrio desulfuricans DSM 642, the sequence CTTCAGCTCAACATAGCGGCGCACCACGTCAACGATATTCAGGCGCTCTTTAATGGCGCGGATTGCGTCCTTGGACTGCATGGGTCACACGCCCGTAATTAGCGAAAGGTTACTATGGTCATGCCGTCGCCGCCCCGGTCTTCCGGTGCAAGGACAAACTGCCCCACAGCCGGGAAACTCCGCAAAAAATCATGCACCTGACGGCGCAGCGCGCCCGTTCCCCTGCCGTGTACCACTTCCACCTCAGAAAATCCTGCCAGCAAGGCCTTGTCCATAAAGCGCTCCAGCTCGGCCAGCGCCACATCCGCTCGCATGCCGCGCATGTCAAGGCGCAGGGATGCGGCCTCGTCACTGGCGGATGTGCGTCCCACAACGCCCCTGAGGGCGCCTTTGGAGGGGCTTGGCGCTGCCTGGCCCGGCACGCGCAGGGCCTTCATTTCTGCCCAGAGGTTCACGCCGTTCATTTCCAGCCGCACACGCCCGCGCCGTTCGTCCACATCTGTGATGACGCCGCGCTTGTTGAATACGGTGTGCAGCACCTCCTGCCCGGTTGCAAAGCTCTGGGGCTGGGGCAGCACGGATGCGCCTTCCGCAGTTTCATCCTGCGCGGGAGCCAGCGAGGCCCGCAGGCGCGACATTTCCTTGAGCGCCTGCTTGTGGGTGGCGCGGCCTTCCTTCCAGGCGCGCATGAGGTCGCCAGCCTGGGCGCGAACCTCGTCATGCAGGCGGAGGCGTTCCTTCTCAAGCTTTTCGCGCAGATCCTGCGTCTGGCGGCGGGTTTTATCCTGCTCGCGCTTTAGTTCCGCCAGTTCTTCCTCCCGCTTTGCGGCCAGGTCATTGAGCCTGCCAAGCAGGGCCGTGGCGTCCTGCCCGTCCTGCAAAAGGTAATGCTCCGCCCTGCGCACAATGCTTTCGGCAAGGCCGTGCTCGCGCGCCACATCCAGTGCCTGACTGGCCCCGACCTGATCGTAAGCAAGCCGGAACAAAGGCTTTTTGCTTTGGGGATCAAAGAGCATGGAGGCCGCGCGAGCGCCTTCGCGCGTGAGGGCATAGCTTTTGAGCGCGGGAAAATGCGTTGCCGACAGAACAAAGGTATGTTTGTCCAGCAATTCGTCAAGTACGGCCTGAGCAAGGGCAGCGCCCTGGGCCGGGTCTGTGCCTGCGCCAAATTCGTCAAGCAGCACAAGGCTGCTGGCGTCAAGGTGCTTCCATGCCTTGGCAAGGTGCTCGATCTGGGCTGTGAAGGTAGACACGTTGTCCGCAAGGCTCTGCTCGTCACCGATAAAGGCATCCAGCCTGCTGAACCAGAGCAGGTGCGAACCCGCGCCCACTGGCACGGGCAGGCCGCTCAGGGTCATGGCCGCAATGAGGCCAAGCGTCTTGAGGCATACGGTTTTGCCGCCCGCATTGCCGCCGGTGATGACCAGAGCGCGCTCGCCGGGGCGCAGCACGA encodes:
- a CDS encoding endonuclease MutS2, which encodes MIHARTLNALEFHRITDHLSELCLSGVGRECARAIAPLDDAEAVTLAARIYEEAADWASRPAAGGAVFCVCSFPDVSGMLRAAATSRSQTFQPDVDAFWALREVLRLARDAHASIAQPEAATRWPHLMAMADGSPLPVQLTAALLRCISDDGLLRDESSPELYRLRGELRRLHQSCMRKVKDFAQQYNMLAYLQDEFMTLSSDRYVLPLKANFKGRMQGIIHDWSQTGETCYFEPMFLVEINNRLQELKREEREEERKVLVYLRSLLEAELPGARAALELLAQLDVLQAKRRLAALFDGRPLPLTPVAEGIQLLDARHPLLMLNRVAESGKDGSKAAAAAHSKVRPLDIVLRPGERALVITGGNAGGKTVCLKTLGLIAAMTLSGLPVPVGAGSHLLWFSRLDAFIGDEQSLADNVSTFTAQIEHLAKAWKHLDASSLVLLDEFGAGTDPAQGAALAQAVLDELLDKHTFVLSATHFPALKSYALTREGARAASMLFDPQSKKPLFRLAYDQVGASQALDVAREHGLAESIVRRAEHYLLQDGQDATALLGRLNDLAAKREEELAELKREQDKTRRQTQDLREKLEKERLRLHDEVRAQAGDLMRAWKEGRATHKQALKEMSRLRASLAPAQDETAEGASVLPQPQSFATGQEVLHTVFNKRGVITDVDERRGRVRLEMNGVNLWAEMKALRVPGQAAPSPSKGALRGVVGRTSASDEAASLRLDMRGMRADVALAELERFMDKALLAGFSEVEVVHGRGTGALRRQVHDFLRSFPAVGQFVLAPEDRGGDGMTIVTFR